A window of the Lactuca sativa cultivar Salinas chromosome 7, Lsat_Salinas_v11, whole genome shotgun sequence genome harbors these coding sequences:
- the LOC111913697 gene encoding uncharacterized protein At2g24330, which produces MADEKEVKEVVGEKTDDKNKSKSKKKTGILSRIWNTVFRSRSDDFEKRLQYISKEEATLLSRMKRRALRWRRTARNIIIFSVILEFVAIGYAIMTTRTVNMDWRTRSLRVLPMFLLPAISFALHYGLLSFTRFGDRRDQKALERLRAERQAKIDELKERTNYYITQQLIQKYDPDPAAKAAAASVLASKLGADSGLKMFLGDESQPNPYATKKNNEVEVHQTTGLRKRNQSNLKSQGSNTVNQQSETEIGDGVSERSSHGDLVVDHHDPATLGGQDGGWIARIAAMLVGEDPTQSYALICGNCHMHNGLVRKEEFPFITYYCPHCHALNKPKNSGVSSETTMSPVLGPSRTVSADVKLIEENNEKVVPGEIISHVAGDVEEKEGSEKIVGDE; this is translated from the exons ATGGCCGACGAGAAAGAGGTGAAGGAAGTGGTTGGAGAGAAGACCGATGATAAGAATAAGAGCAAGAGCAAGAAGAAGACCGGAATTCTCTCTCGAATTTGGAATACAGTGTTTAGGTCACGAAGCGATGATTTTGAGAAGAGACTGCAGTATATATCTAAAGAAGAGGCTACGCTTCTTTCGCGAATGAAGAGGCGAGCTCTGAGATGGAGGCGAACAGCCAGGAACATAATCATCTTCTCTGTTATCCTTGAG TTTGTTGCAATTGGTTATGCTATCATGACAACAAGAACAGTAAACATGGACTGGAGAACGAGATCATTGCGAGTCTTACCGATGTTTCTTCTTCCTGCTATATCATTCGCTCTGCATTATGGACTTTTGAGCTTCACTAGATTTG GTGATCGAAGGGATCAGAAAGCATTAGAGAGGCTTCGAGCTGAAAGGCAAGCAAAAATCGATGAACTTAAAGAAAGGACTAATTACTACATTACTCAACAACTCATTCAG AAATATGATCCTGATCCAGCAGCAAAAGCAGCAGCTGCATCTGTTCTTGCATCAAAACTGGGTGCAGATTCAGGCCTGAAAATGTTTCTTGGAGACGAATCACAACCAAATCCGTATGCCACAAAGAAGAACAACGAGGTTGAGGTACATCAAACTACTGGTCTCAGGAAACGAAATCAATCAAACCTTAAATCTCAAGGAAGCAATACAGTAAATCAGCAATCAGAAACAGAAATTGGAGATGGGGTTTCTGAGAGATCTTCACATGGTGATCTTGTTGTTGATCATCACGATCCTGCAACTTTAGGTGGTCAAGATGGTGGTTGGATTGCTCGAATTGCTGCAATGCTTGTGGGAGAAGACCCAACTCAATCATATGCACTTATATGCGGGAATTGTCATATGCATAATG GACTTGTGAGAAAGGAGGAATTCCCTTTTATTACTTACTATTGTCCCCATTGTCATGCCTTGAATAAACCAAAGAATTCAGGAGTTTCTTCTGAAACAACCATGTCCCCTGTTTTGGGACCTTCAAGAACAGTAAGTGCAGATGTTAAATTGATTGAAGAAAATAATGAAAAAGTAGTACCTGGTGAGATTATCAGCCACGTGGCAGGTGATGTGGAGGAGAAAGAAGGGAGTGAGAAAATAGTGGGAGATGAGtga